One Gemmatimonadota bacterium DNA segment encodes these proteins:
- a CDS encoding RidA family protein — MQQHYDSDRAPEPVGPYPHARKVGNLLFLSGIGPRIRGRQDIPGVTLGPDGEIASYDIEQQCHAVFHNVRSILEDAGSAWENLVDITVYLTDMEKDFTVFNRIYREYFREHQPCRTTVGVSRLPTQIAIELKCIATI, encoded by the coding sequence ATGCAACAGCATTACGATTCCGATCGGGCCCCCGAGCCGGTGGGACCCTATCCCCATGCCCGAAAGGTGGGGAACCTGCTGTTCCTGTCGGGCATCGGGCCCCGCATCAGGGGACGGCAGGACATTCCGGGCGTGACCCTGGGGCCGGACGGCGAGATCGCGTCCTACGATATCGAGCAGCAGTGCCACGCCGTTTTCCACAATGTCCGCTCCATCCTGGAAGACGCGGGCAGCGCCTGGGAGAACCTCGTGGACATCACCGTGTACCTCACCGACATGGAAAAGGACTTCACGGTATTCAACCGGATCTACCGCGAGTATTTCCGGGAGCATCAGCCCTGCCGCACCACGGTCGGGGTTTCCCGGCTCCCCACCCAAATTGCCATCGAACTGAAGTGCATCGCTACGATCTGA
- a CDS encoding 3-hydroxyanthranilate 3,4-dioxygenase — MAVTAPFNFKAWIDEHRHLLKPPVGNQCVYTEAEDFIVMVVGGPNARKDYHYNEGEEFFYQVEGDIVLKIIDEGKPVDVPIREGEIFLLPAGVPHSPQRPSDTVGLVMETRRRSGEIDGFMWYCESCGEKLYEERFELEDIVSQLPPVMNRFFNSEEHRTCRICGAVMPKPEGG; from the coding sequence ATGGCCGTAACGGCTCCATTCAATTTCAAGGCCTGGATAGACGAACACAGGCACCTGCTCAAGCCACCCGTCGGCAACCAGTGCGTCTATACGGAGGCCGAAGACTTCATCGTCATGGTCGTCGGCGGACCAAACGCCCGCAAGGACTACCACTACAATGAAGGCGAGGAGTTCTTCTACCAGGTGGAGGGCGATATCGTCCTGAAGATCATCGACGAAGGCAAGCCGGTGGACGTCCCGATCCGGGAAGGCGAGATCTTCCTCCTTCCCGCCGGGGTTCCCCATTCGCCCCAGAGACCGTCGGACACCGTGGGCCTGGTCATGGAAACCAGGCGCAGAAGCGGTGAAATCGACGGGTTCATGTGGTATTGCGAAAGCTGCGGGGAGAAACTCTACGAGGAACGTTTCGAACTGGAAGACATCGTCAGCCAGCTGCCCCCCGTCATGAACCGGTTCTTCAACAGCGAAGAACACCGTACCTGCAGGATCTGCGGCGCGGTCA